The following are from one region of the Brienomyrus brachyistius isolate T26 chromosome 4, BBRACH_0.4, whole genome shotgun sequence genome:
- the LOC125739864 gene encoding histone-lysine N-methyltransferase set-1-like has product MPRKRCMNPKDEAKFHVTKGTDKAGLDVKYINPIKGRGVFSTVSFEKGEFLLEYRGELISKQECESRQRLYHDSLRVFMFEFRFNGKLWCIDAAKEDGSLGRLVNDNHINPNATMKNLKVDGKPYLCLFTLKSISPGEEITYNYGDSDWPWRCTTATECNQNEAASHSGPGLVSSVEKTATECNQNEAASHSGPGLVSSVEKGIQVNY; this is encoded by the exons ATGCCCCGGAAAAGATGCATGAATCCTAAAGATGAGGCCAAATTTCATGTCACTAAAGGGACAGATAAAGCAGGACTGGATGTTAAATACATCAATCCTATTAAAG gcCGTGGTGTCTTCAGTACTGTATCATTTGAAAAAGGAGAATTTCTATTGGAATATAGAGGTGAACTAATAAGCAAGCAGGAATGTGAGAGCAGACAAAGGCTTTACCATGACAGTCTTAGAGTCTTCATGTTTGAGTTCCGTTTTAATGGAAAACTATGGTG CATTGATGCAGCAAAGGAGGATGGGTCACTTGGAAGACTGGTAAATGATAACCATATTAATCCTAATGCAACAATGAAGAACCTAAAGGTGGATGGGAAACCCTATCTGTGCTTGTTCACTTTGAAGAGCATAAGTCCAGGAGAGGAAATCACCTATAATTATGGTGATTCGGATTGGCCATGGAGATGCACG ACGGCCACAGAATGCAACCAAAATGAAGCCGCAAGTCATTCAGGGCCTGGTCTGGTCAGCAGTGTTGAAAAG ACGGCCACAGAATGCAACCAAAATGAAGCCGCAAGTCATTCAGGGCCTGGTCTGGTCAGCAGTGTTGAAAAG GGTATTCAGGTTAACTATTGA
- the LOC125739885 gene encoding uncharacterized protein LOC125739885, which yields MLSGTDEDYVPNSESESDNGSDISIQLPKEVPADFAVSSDAAATLNAEDPSQEIPEVEKDVPVPASLTMISKNYCFLCGKPQSKIARHLKTHKTHSEIEHAFSFPAHSKERRLLLEKLRNKGNYQHNSDVLMNTTGSLKVRRKPRTGTKEITGKFIHCMYCKGMFVRKELWRHVRRCHCKPQAKDENPGRTKVLGLATHAESAYSQQISSGVWKLLASMKQDEIASTVRNDFCIIQLAQSLYNKHGHDPTKYEYVRQKLREVGRFLLILRKESSIHSMEESVKPANFYRVVQAVKKVSGYDEEKHCYHTPSLALKLGHTLQKISDIIHCRALIAEDGELVKSTEMFKKLYSCKWSELVSHTALNTLNNAKYNKPLTLPFTEDVKLLHRHLQKSANDAICSLKEAATPQSYAELAKVTLSQIIVFNRRRSGEVSKMRIQSFHERDQTDLHEDIAMGLSETEQKLCNYFSRIEFVGKRGRKVAVLLTPIMVDALSLLVSKRPECGVCDTNVFLFARPKSLSYYRGQDCLRIHASRCGAKNPEHLRSTQLRKHVATLSQVLNLKNNELDQLADFLGHDLRVHRDFYRLPVPTTQLAKISKLLLTMEKGQLSSVQGKSLDEIEIDGEIEVSDSELDDKDESEAEDSVSAITQSGITEPMVDASDCDRMTAVPESEMDDHVFCASADIGMDLVSSTNINERPTIPEGSNASKGIDVSKKKKKAWSKAEIAAVMKHFKNHVTRGKLATKNECLQCKLAEHPVLDDRTTQNIRDFVRNRGITLKRQSEKKL from the exons ATGTTATCAGGGACTGATGAGGATTATGTACCAAATTCCGAGTCGGAAAGTGATAATGGTTCAGACATAAGCATCCAGCTTCCTAAGGAAGTTCCAGCTGATTTTGCTGTATCATCAGATGCTGCGGCAACATTGAATGCTGAAGATCCATCTCAGGAAATACCTGAGGTTGAGAAAGATGTACCAGTACCAGCATCTCTGACAATGATTAGTAAAAATTATTGTTTTCTTTGTGGTAAACCACAATCAAAAATAGCTCGGCACTTGAAAACACACAAGACACACTCTGAAATTGAACATGCGTTTTCATTCCCTGCACACTCAAAAGAGCGCAGATTATTATTAGAAAAACTGAGAAATAAAGGAAATTATCAACATAATAGTGATGTTTTAATGAACACAACTGGATCACTCAAAGTGAGGAGGAAACCAAGGACTGGAACCAAGGAAATAACTGGAAAATTCATTCACTGCATGTACTGCAAAGGCATGTTTGTGCGGAAGGAGCTTTGGAGACATGTTCGCAGATGTCATTGTAAGCCACAAGCAAAGGATGAGAACCCTGGTAGAACCAAAGTACTTGGTTTGGCGACACATGCAGAGTCTGCATACTCTCAGCAAATCTCAAGTGGAGTGTGGAAGCTGCTGGCTTCCATGAAACAAGATGAGATTGCTTCGACTGTGCGAAATGATTTTTGTATCATTCAGCTTGCCCAGTCTCTCTATAACAAACATGGCCATGACCCTACAAAATATGAATATGTAAGACAGAAACTCAGAGAAGTTGGTCGTTTTTTGTTGATTCTACGAAAAGAATCGTCAATACACAGCATGGAGGAATCTGTTAAGCCAGCTAATTTTTATAGAGTTGTTCAAGCTGTTAAGAAAGTTTCGGGATATGATGAAGAGAAACACTGCTACCACACACCCAGCCTAGCTTTAAAATTAGGACATACATTGCAGAAAATAagtgatataattcattgtagGGCCCTCATAGCAGAGGATGGTGAACTAGTAAAGTCCACTGAAATGTTCAAAAAGTTGTACTCCTGCAAGTGGTCTGAGCTGGTGTCACACACTGCactgaacacattaaataatgctaAGTACAACAAGCCTTTGACATTGCCCTTTACGGAAGATGTTAAACTTCTTCACAGACACCTTCAAAAATCTGCAAATGACGCCATTTGCAGCTTGAAAGAGGCAGCAACTCCTCAGAGCTATGCTGAACTTGCAAAGGTTACCCTTTCACAAATAATTGTTTTCAATAGAAGACGTTCTGGAGAAGTCTCCAAAATGCGAATCCAGAGTTTTCACGAGAGAGACCAAACAGACCTCCATGAAGACATTGCTATGGGATTATCAGAGACTGAACAGAAGCTCTGCAACTATTTCAGCCGGATTGAGTTTGTGGGTAAAAGAGGCAGGAAAGTTGCTGTTCTACTTACACCAATCATGGTGGATGCCTTGTCACTATTGGTCAGTAAGAGACCTGAATGCGGTGTCTGTGATACAAATGTATTCTTGTTTGCAAGACCTAAATCACTGAGCTATTACAGAGGGCAGGACTGTTTACGCATCCATGCAAGTCGGTGTGGAGCAAAAAATCCTGAGCACCTCAGGTCGACCCAACTCCGAAAACATGTGGCTACACTGTCTCAAGTgctcaatttaaaaaacaatgaaCTGGACCAACTCGCGGACTTCCTTGGTCATGACCTCCGTGTTCATCGCGATTTCTACAGGTTACCTGTTCCCACCACACAACTGGCTAAAATTTCCAAACTACTTTTGACAATGGAAAAAGGGCAACTTTCCAGTGTGCAAGGGAAATCGCTTGATGAAATCGAAATTGATG GTGAAATTGAAGTAAGTGACTCTGAACTTGATGACAAAGATGAAAGTGAAGCTGAGGACAGTGTGTCTGCAATAACACAGTCTGGCATCACTGAACCTATGGTTGATGCATCAGATTGTGATCGTATGACTGCTGTGCCTGAATCAGAAATGGATGACCATGTGTTTTGTGCCTCTGCGGATATTG GCATGGATTTGGTATCATCTACCAACATTAATGAGAGACCTACCATCCCTGAGG GAAGTAATGCCAGTAAGGGCATTGATGTttcaaagaagaagaagaaagcaTGGTCCAAAGCAGAGATTGCTGCTGTGATgaagcattttaaaaatcatgTAACAAGAGGAAAGCTGGCAACTAAAAATGAATGCCTCCAGTGTAAACTGGCTGAGCATCCAGTTTTAGATGATAGAACAACTCAAAATATTAGAGACTTTGTTAGGAACAGGGGTATAACATTGAAAAGGCAGTCAGAGAAAAAATTATAG